The proteins below come from a single Aphanothece sacrum FPU1 genomic window:
- a CDS encoding glycosyltransferase family 61 protein, whose product MKTQAQIQRRISQRYLALLNEGRQRRLKAIKTHLIDHPNTPLSQENFIFILVDYIPILRLLRLRKTVHPQETLGDDVENYQVLFSPAKVPFGVNDIDRDFLEICLYYKRDYFQRSEIFVCDVVPAYVHIGLGTICTKDFRVIVDSGMQYRVTIARWRLGYFDRLKLLWSQHLPITAVYIFSLSAENFWHFLYDSLPRIYSAMLARPNQKLTVLVPDSLSDSFKELLSCVLPENFDTISVPQGSWVKVDRLIMPSYVSRCENGFLPSEYYEYIRNCVFKKFALAPVEHPTERIYISRSQAKHRRVINEDEVIQYLKNYGFKVVVLEKMSFREQVKLFTQAEVIIAPHGAGLATTLFSGKIKILVLYPESSPTPFFFTQFKGLDQEHYFITHDQFDENADFKVDLSKFKQVLHEQIKLKPEQYNSHI is encoded by the coding sequence ATGAAAACTCAGGCTCAAATTCAAAGGCGTATCTCTCAGCGTTATTTGGCTTTGCTCAATGAAGGGAGGCAAAGACGATTAAAAGCGATAAAAACCCATTTAATTGACCATCCTAATACCCCTTTATCTCAGGAAAATTTTATCTTTATCCTTGTAGATTATATTCCTATACTGCGGCTACTGCGACTTAGGAAAACCGTTCATCCCCAAGAAACATTAGGAGATGATGTTGAAAACTACCAAGTCCTGTTTTCCCCTGCAAAAGTGCCGTTTGGAGTCAATGATATTGACCGAGATTTTCTCGAAATTTGTCTTTATTATAAAAGAGACTACTTTCAGCGCTCGGAAATATTTGTATGTGATGTTGTTCCTGCTTATGTACATATAGGTTTAGGAACTATCTGTACAAAAGACTTTAGAGTAATTGTTGATTCGGGTATGCAGTATCGGGTTACAATTGCCAGATGGAGACTGGGGTACTTTGATCGCTTGAAACTTCTCTGGTCGCAACATCTACCGATCACAGCCGTCTATATTTTTTCGCTTTCAGCAGAAAACTTCTGGCACTTTTTATATGACTCCCTACCCCGAATTTATTCGGCGATGCTTGCAAGACCTAATCAAAAACTAACAGTTCTTGTACCTGACTCTTTGTCTGATTCCTTTAAAGAACTTTTATCCTGTGTCCTGCCAGAAAATTTTGACACGATATCTGTGCCACAAGGCTCTTGGGTTAAAGTAGACCGTCTGATTATGCCATCTTATGTTAGCCGTTGTGAAAATGGATTTTTGCCTTCTGAGTATTATGAATATATTAGAAATTGTGTGTTCAAGAAATTTGCTCTCGCTCCCGTGGAACATCCCACTGAACGAATTTATATTTCCCGCTCCCAGGCAAAACATCGCAGAGTCATCAATGAAGATGAAGTGATTCAGTATCTAAAGAACTATGGATTTAAAGTGGTGGTTCTTGAAAAAATGTCGTTTAGAGAACAAGTGAAACTCTTTACTCAGGCGGAGGTTATTATAGCACCTCACGGTGCGGGTTTAGCAACGACTCTCTTTTCGGGAAAAATTAAAATATTAGTTTTGTACCCAGAAAGTTCTCCAACACCATTTTTCTTTACCCAATTCAAAGGACTTGATCAGGAACATTACTTTATCACCCATGATCAGTTTGATGAGAATGCTGATTTTAAAGTAGATCTCTCCAAATTCAAGCAGGTATTGCATGAACAGATCAAATTGAAACCAGAACAATACAATTCACATATATAG
- a CDS encoding cytochrome P450 → MKEVESLKTPVWMQRIEYIANPVGYWERAYRADPDAFWAKGIDFGCPLMVFYTPEAAQEIIENRNGHLSTTSFDSELKAIFGDSSFFTLEGIRHQQMRKLLIPMLQGKHIQAYGQLICNLVNDVMQIVPAHQPFSVLEVAQDISMQVMIKLLFGSYHQERYQQIKYLMVEMVSLFAANIAGIPLFFRFLQRDLGSISPWRKFLQQRQQIKELIYREIAERRARLDLKWEDLLTLLMSATDEKGNALSDEELLGQVLSLLFTGNESTAASIAWSWYRVYCDAEIKARLLAELNSLGNSADPLDIIRLPYLSAVCNETLRMYPVTMFMIPRLVKAATKINGRRVDSGVLITVGTYLIHQREDIYPDPKIFNPERFLDSRFSPYEFLPFGGGIRSCIGGELALYQLKLALATVVSHYQLELTNHRLVSPQRRNTILIPRRLKMTKHTAL, encoded by the coding sequence ATGAAAGAGGTTGAATCATTAAAGACACCAGTCTGGATGCAGAGAATTGAATATATCGCTAATCCAGTTGGCTATTGGGAAAGGGCTTACCGAGCAGATCCGGATGCTTTTTGGGCAAAGGGAATCGATTTTGGTTGTCCCCTAATGGTATTTTATACGCCGGAAGCGGCTCAGGAAATTATTGAAAACCGTAATGGACACTTGAGTACGACATCATTTGACAGCGAACTGAAGGCGATCTTTGGCGACAGTTCTTTTTTCACCCTCGAAGGCATACGCCATCAACAGATGCGAAAGCTGTTGATCCCTATGCTTCAGGGGAAACACATTCAAGCCTATGGTCAGTTAATTTGTAACTTAGTAAACGATGTAATGCAGATAGTGCCAGCCCATCAGCCTTTTTCGGTTTTGGAAGTGGCTCAGGATATATCCATGCAGGTGATGATTAAGCTCTTGTTTGGCTCCTACCACCAAGAGCGCTATCAACAAATCAAATATCTCATGGTTGAGATGGTAAGTTTATTTGCCGCCAATATTGCTGGTATTCCCTTATTTTTTCGATTTTTACAACGGGATTTAGGTTCGATAAGTCCCTGGAGAAAGTTTCTTCAGCAGCGTCAGCAAATAAAAGAGTTAATTTATAGAGAAATTGCGGAACGTCGCGCCCGTCTTGATCTAAAATGGGAAGATCTTCTTACTTTGTTAATGTCGGCAACTGATGAAAAGGGAAATGCTCTATCAGACGAGGAATTATTGGGACAGGTATTGTCGCTTTTGTTTACAGGTAACGAATCGACCGCAGCTTCTATTGCCTGGTCTTGGTATCGGGTTTATTGTGACGCTGAAATTAAAGCTAGATTGTTGGCAGAACTGAATAGCTTAGGAAATTCTGCCGACCCGCTTGATATTATTCGCCTCCCCTATCTGAGTGCAGTCTGTAATGAGACTCTGCGGATGTATCCCGTTACCATGTTTATGATTCCTCGGCTGGTGAAAGCAGCTACTAAAATCAATGGTCGTCGGGTTGATTCTGGAGTGTTAATCACGGTGGGAACTTACCTCATTCATCAGCGCGAAGATATTTATCCAGACCCCAAAATCTTTAACCCTGAACGTTTTCTCGATAGTCGATTTTCTCCCTATGAATTTTTGCCCTTTGGTGGGGGAATACGAAGTTGTATTGGAGGAGAACTCGCTCTTTATCAACTAAAACTGGCTCTGGCGACTGTTGTTTCTCACTATCAGCTAGAGCTAACGAATCATCGACTCGTTTCTCCTCAACGTCGCAATACTATCTTAATCCCAAGGCGGCTTAAGATGACCAAGCACACTGCTCTTTGA
- a CDS encoding TauD/TfdA family dioxygenase: MAQLKDYTPWQVQELLDSQYWNYHLTPEEVGEIETAIHNLKVSGPQAVSFNQLKKTLAAVSEELENGTGTVLLKGFPFQKHWEEELADIYLILCRQMGIPIRQSGSDWDSPSREKSQFVTYIRAEADSSKNGQQSNDAYKLHTDRYDLLSLLCLRQARVGGENRLASAVTIYNEMLQSHPELAEGLFQGMPWLYEGEGGWISYPTWQIHKGKFTTQVSSTYPRLSQFVEGAPRLTESHQEGLNLLQVIGDRVGIQLKLEPGDWLMVNNHVVYHARASWEIESGDYDRLLLRVCFSPHNSRELPDTEAFRRIWGAVKAGQPRGGFLPNHKLSPDQAINEPLSLTESYWLDKYLKVRWLGMN, encoded by the coding sequence ATGGCACAACTCAAGGACTACACCCCGTGGCAAGTTCAAGAACTGCTCGATTCTCAATACTGGAATTACCACCTCACTCCAGAGGAAGTGGGAGAAATTGAAACAGCCATTCACAACTTGAAAGTCTCTGGCCCCCAAGCCGTATCCTTTAATCAACTGAAAAAGACACTGGCGGCTGTTTCAGAAGAACTGGAGAATGGGACAGGAACCGTGCTTTTGAAAGGGTTTCCCTTTCAAAAGCATTGGGAGGAGGAACTCGCTGATATTTACCTTATCCTATGCCGGCAAATGGGTATTCCGATTCGACAATCGGGTTCCGACTGGGATTCTCCCTCCAGAGAAAAATCTCAGTTTGTCACCTATATCAGGGCAGAGGCAGATTCTTCTAAGAATGGCCAACAGTCTAATGATGCCTACAAACTCCATACGGATCGATATGATCTGTTGAGCTTACTTTGTCTTAGACAGGCACGAGTGGGTGGAGAAAATCGGTTAGCCAGTGCGGTCACCATCTATAACGAAATGCTTCAATCTCATCCTGAACTTGCTGAGGGTTTGTTTCAAGGAATGCCCTGGCTTTATGAGGGAGAAGGGGGGTGGATCAGCTACCCGACATGGCAAATTCACAAGGGGAAGTTTACCACCCAGGTGTCTAGTACCTATCCACGTTTGAGTCAGTTTGTCGAAGGAGCACCCCGACTTACTGAGAGTCATCAGGAAGGATTAAATTTATTACAGGTTATTGGTGATCGAGTCGGGATACAGCTAAAGTTAGAGCCAGGGGATTGGCTCATGGTCAATAATCATGTGGTTTACCATGCCCGTGCTTCTTGGGAAATCGAGTCGGGAGACTACGATCGCTTGCTGCTGCGAGTCTGTTTCTCCCCACATAATAGTCGAGAATTACCAGACACTGAGGCATTTAGACGCATTTGGGGAGCGGTAAAAGCGGGTCAGCCTAGGGGTGGTTTTTTACCCAATCATAAGCTGTCTCCAGATCAGGCGATTAATGAACCTTTGTCTCTAACTGAATCTTACTGGTTAGACAAATATCTTAAAGTTAGATGGCTAGGAATGAATTAA
- a CDS encoding TauD/TfdA family dioxygenase, producing MDLVSLSAAWKGNELLNSPYWNYRLTSTEIAEIEAAIHALKVSHDQPIQFNQLSKTLAGVSEELENGKGAVLLKGFPVNQYSEEEIAEVYLALCRQMGLPVRESNSDFDSPIRKNTQFITYIRAEAADSSAEGKQSNDAFKFHCDRCDVNSLLCIRQSRTGGENRLASAITIYNEMRYSYPDIAQELFKEIPFFFEGEKNWTNYPLWCIHKGKFTTQYSSAYVKLSQLVLGAPRLTEKQKQGLTLLEEIGLKVGITLRVEPGDWLLTNNHVIYHARTSWPIESGKYDRLLLRAWYTPFNSRELPDKPSFRTMWGNVKAGCPRGGFLPNHPTPPDQPITEPLSETDAYWLAQYMKGRWRGADQIK from the coding sequence ATGGATTTAGTCAGTCTTTCAGCAGCCTGGAAAGGGAATGAATTACTGAATTCTCCATACTGGAATTATCGATTAACCTCGACGGAAATTGCCGAGATTGAAGCCGCTATTCATGCTCTCAAAGTCTCTCATGATCAACCTATTCAGTTCAATCAGCTTAGCAAGACTCTAGCAGGTGTTTCTGAAGAGCTAGAAAATGGGAAGGGAGCCGTTCTCTTAAAGGGCTTTCCTGTCAATCAATACTCAGAAGAGGAAATCGCAGAGGTTTACCTGGCACTATGTAGACAGATGGGACTGCCAGTGAGAGAATCTAATTCAGACTTTGACTCTCCCATCAGAAAGAATACACAATTCATTACTTATATTCGGGCTGAGGCAGCAGATTCATCGGCAGAGGGAAAACAGTCAAATGATGCGTTTAAGTTTCACTGCGATCGCTGTGATGTCAATAGCTTACTCTGTATTAGACAGTCCAGAACGGGTGGGGAGAATCGCTTAGCAAGTGCGATCACTATCTATAATGAAATGCGTTACTCCTATCCTGATATTGCCCAAGAGTTGTTTAAAGAAATCCCCTTCTTTTTTGAAGGGGAAAAGAACTGGACTAATTATCCACTTTGGTGCATTCACAAAGGGAAATTTACAACCCAGTATTCCAGTGCCTATGTGAAGTTGAGTCAACTGGTTCTAGGCGCGCCTAGACTCACAGAAAAGCAGAAGCAGGGGTTAACGCTTTTAGAGGAAATTGGTCTCAAGGTAGGAATAACGCTCAGGGTAGAACCGGGGGACTGGTTGCTTACCAATAATCATGTGATTTATCACGCCCGCACCTCCTGGCCTATTGAGTCAGGGAAATATGATCGGTTACTTCTACGGGCTTGGTACACTCCGTTTAATAGTCGTGAGTTGCCGGACAAGCCATCGTTCAGAACAATGTGGGGAAACGTGAAAGCAGGTTGCCCCAGGGGTGGATTTTTACCGAATCATCCAACTCCCCCAGACCAACCGATTACCGAACCGTTATCGGAAACCGATGCCTACTGGCTTGCTCAGTACATGAAAGGAAGATGGAGAGGAGCCGATCAGATCAAATGA
- a CDS encoding aspartate/glutamate racemase family protein: MIYQQRNFRIDNIQTSSHHHCYGMGVGVIILDEQYPGFPGDTRNASAYPFPIQYEIAEGLDGKELLFEADKSPYLGTIQKAAKKLEKIGCRAIAGECGYFAYFQREIADCVRIPVFMSSLLQVPLAQQLIGNNQVVGILVFSKDALTTVHLEAVGIRSDSNYVIEGMMESGRCPEITNLYMASDPLSRGANYDKIEQELTEFAVDFYQRHPQMGALLLECSGTQPFARAIQEAIQLPIFTWGTLLDYAYSIAVHRDYYGYI; encoded by the coding sequence ATGATATATCAGCAGAGAAATTTCAGAATTGATAATATCCAAACATCTTCCCACCATCATTGTTATGGCATGGGGGTTGGGGTGATTATTCTAGATGAGCAATATCCGGGATTTCCTGGCGATACTCGCAATGCCAGTGCTTATCCGTTTCCCATTCAGTACGAAATTGCTGAAGGTTTAGACGGAAAAGAATTACTGTTTGAAGCGGATAAGTCTCCCTATCTGGGAACCATTCAAAAGGCGGCTAAAAAATTAGAGAAGATCGGATGTCGGGCTATCGCCGGAGAATGTGGATATTTTGCCTATTTTCAAAGAGAAATTGCTGATTGTGTCAGAATCCCAGTTTTCATGTCCAGCTTGCTGCAAGTACCCCTGGCACAACAGTTAATCGGGAATAACCAAGTCGTTGGCATTCTTGTTTTCTCCAAAGATGCTTTAACAACTGTTCACCTGGAAGCCGTTGGCATTCGGTCTGACAGTAATTATGTGATTGAGGGCATGATGGAGTCAGGTCGCTGTCCTGAAATCACGAACCTCTACATGGCATCTGATCCCCTATCACGAGGGGCTAACTATGACAAAATTGAACAAGAATTGACAGAATTTGCCGTTGACTTTTATCAACGCCATCCGCAAATGGGAGCCTTACTTCTAGAATGCTCTGGAACCCAGCCTTTTGCCCGAGCAATTCAGGAGGCAATTCAGCTTCCGATTTTTACTTGGGGAACACTATTAGATTACGCTTATTCCATTGCTGTACACCGAGATTATTACGGATATATTTGA
- a CDS encoding DMT family transporter: MKAQLEYSPPSLGQKTPLIPFIALLIALLAIGFAPILVRFSIAEIGANATIFNRFWIAGLIFGIWNGVQTFGSKQASDETQNSSSETTSKAQQPYTLKTVVMLLLVGILLALIQLLWAYSLTQTTVASSVTILHGLRPLLTTLGGWLLFKNRYDSRFLIGMTIAILGAILLGFNDLSDSIDKFQGDLLSVLSAICSTLELLIMERLVVNFKTQTLMLWCCIIGSLGMLAVLLFTSLFTTSVHFFPISWQEWGVVISLAFFSQVIGHGLITYSLNYLSSGVVAVSMLLDPVISALFAWIILSEQVSIFNGLFCCIVLLGLYVSLSSKYAVKADVALSEPLLS, translated from the coding sequence ATGAAAGCTCAACTAGAATATTCCCCTCCGTCACTGGGACAAAAGACACCCCTTATACCATTTATTGCCCTGTTAATAGCACTCTTGGCGATCGGGTTCGCACCAATTCTGGTCAGGTTTAGCATTGCTGAAATCGGTGCTAATGCCACGATCTTTAACCGTTTTTGGATAGCTGGCTTAATATTTGGGATTTGGAACGGAGTTCAAACCTTTGGCTCAAAACAAGCATCTGACGAGACACAAAATTCATCTAGCGAAACAACATCTAAGGCGCAACAACCTTATACCCTGAAAACAGTGGTCATGTTGTTATTAGTCGGCATTTTATTGGCCTTGATTCAACTTCTGTGGGCTTATTCCTTAACCCAAACCACTGTAGCTAGTTCTGTCACTATCTTGCATGGACTGCGTCCTCTCTTAACGACTCTGGGAGGATGGCTTTTATTCAAGAATCGTTATGACAGCAGATTTTTAATTGGTATGACAATAGCCATTTTGGGAGCTATTCTCCTAGGATTTAATGACTTATCCGACTCTATCGATAAATTCCAGGGTGATTTGTTGTCTGTACTCTCTGCGATTTGCTCTACTTTAGAGCTATTAATCATGGAGCGTCTAGTTGTCAATTTCAAAACCCAGACTCTGATGCTTTGGTGCTGTATTATTGGTTCCCTGGGAATGCTCGCCGTCTTATTGTTTACCAGTCTATTCACAACAAGCGTCCATTTTTTTCCTATATCTTGGCAGGAATGGGGAGTTGTTATTTCTTTAGCCTTCTTTTCTCAAGTGATTGGTCATGGACTGATCACCTATTCTCTCAATTATTTATCATCGGGGGTTGTCGCTGTTTCTATGCTCCTTGATCCAGTGATTAGCGCTCTTTTTGCTTGGATAATTTTGAGCGAACAGGTTTCCATTTTTAACGGATTATTTTGTTGTATAGTTCTGTTGGGTCTATACGTGTCTTTGTCGAGCAAATATGCCGTCAAAGCCGATGTTGCTTTATCTGAGCCGCTTCTTAGTTAA
- a CDS encoding methyltransferase: MVKDFEQLDASKINIPNEKTNGQANENLRMLQLLNCNKDTLKMDDLVQILYGHSAFQNLYAGCELGLFELLWKHPELSQAEISQHLNLADYPSKALLLGLTALKLIQKVGDKYRNSLVIHMLFLENTWKEFYDVVLFEAKIVYRGSIDYVESLRQNTNVGLRQFQGQGPDLYNRLHEDPGLDKVFYNFMGSWSKLVNPLWLEKIDFSKFHTVVDVGGGDATNSIALAKAFPNVKITLMDIPDSCKIAQHHIDQNQLTEQIQVMGTDIFVDEFPKNQDCFLFIHVLVIWSLEKNTTLLRRAYEALNQGGSLVIFNMMTSDEEDGPLMAALDSSYFVSIPHEGGMIYSWSDHEQCLRDAGFSQIRRIYCDFWAPSGIIIATK; this comes from the coding sequence ATGGTGAAGGACTTTGAACAGCTGGATGCTTCCAAAATTAATATTCCGAATGAAAAAACGAATGGACAAGCTAATGAAAATTTAAGGATGCTACAGTTGCTCAATTGCAACAAAGACACACTAAAAATGGATGATTTAGTACAGATTTTGTACGGACACTCTGCCTTCCAAAATCTGTACGCAGGCTGTGAACTGGGTCTGTTTGAGTTACTCTGGAAACACCCTGAGCTTTCCCAAGCGGAAATTAGTCAGCACTTAAACCTTGCGGACTATCCAAGCAAGGCTCTCTTACTGGGACTAACAGCCCTGAAACTGATTCAGAAGGTTGGCGATAAATATCGTAACAGCTTAGTGATTCATATGCTGTTTCTTGAAAATACTTGGAAAGAGTTCTATGATGTTGTTCTCTTTGAAGCCAAGATTGTCTATCGTGGCTCTATTGATTATGTAGAATCCCTACGACAAAATACAAATGTGGGCTTGCGACAGTTTCAGGGGCAGGGGCCTGATTTGTACAATCGATTGCATGAAGATCCCGGCTTGGATAAGGTGTTTTATAACTTCATGGGATCTTGGTCGAAATTAGTCAATCCCCTTTGGTTAGAGAAGATTGACTTCTCCAAGTTTCACACGGTTGTGGATGTTGGGGGTGGCGATGCTACAAACTCTATTGCTTTAGCCAAAGCCTTTCCCAACGTCAAGATTACTCTCATGGATATTCCTGACAGTTGTAAGATTGCTCAGCACCATATCGATCAAAATCAGTTAACCGAGCAAATTCAGGTCATGGGGACAGACATATTTGTTGATGAGTTTCCCAAGAACCAAGACTGCTTCCTCTTTATTCATGTGCTAGTTATCTGGTCTTTAGAAAAAAATACGACCTTGCTCCGTCGAGCATATGAGGCTCTCAATCAGGGGGGTTCCCTCGTCATCTTTAATATGATGACATCTGATGAAGAAGATGGGCCGTTGATGGCAGCCCTTGATTCATCCTACTTTGTCTCGATTCCCCACGAGGGGGGCATGATTTACTCTTGGAGCGATCATGAGCAATGCCTCAGAGATGCGGGATTCAGCCAAATACGTCGAATCTATTGTGACTTTTGGGCCCCAAGTGGTATTATCATCGCTACTAAATAG
- a CDS encoding ABC transporter ATP-binding protein, with protein sequence MNTQIPKLDYCINRLREISEYMDVPFFQVSKPERLQLFDEAHVTADSAKIYTTEFIDFFEKNILPALKAKVDAVVCSWGGLRYFWRQPSSKLMDLENTDASSASNSNHPQLVSQPLQWIKDFIQLLSIDHWVPVSQKLQDTPLQLQDRSPWQGNELSHEDEKNNSANGSLLVKELAARFRLFFKYVWIYWSPYIAIAIVSAICMMGMPAYQIVAAHKLGIAIDQGGSVLVSSAIQLVTLLPVAFGLYLLGSRLSARLSSRVANDIRHDLFVKLQTLSQNFYKQARLGNLLTHFSVDIYQIEPVLGQEMIRSVGEIIMSLINLGMMIRISGSLAVASTLPMIIMLPLTLYLINQMTKQGLKAINQNALMTDAVQEGIRAQPIITGYGLQTLFASYFSSELRKLEDKKTEAVFSFLLFQYSVTFSAYLLDVWVMGIGGVYVLSNKITLGDWITFFTISHSMYELLGQLVNTRIGRWLGASIGMQRIDEVLKYPTKIVDAVDAHSLLSFEKKICFENLSFSYDNTQQQLHEIDLSIEAGQFVAFVGSSGAGKSTVFSLLMRCYDATNGRITIDGYDLRSLSQKSLRSQMGIVLQETFLFNTTIMNNIRITKPEATEEDVFAAARSAEIHDFILSLPDGYQTMVGEGGGRLSGGQRQRIAIAQALLHSPPILLLDEVTSSLSAEMANAINQTITSLAGKHTVIMITHQLKAATQADCIFVLDQGRLVEQGSHQELLTRGGHYRYLWNIQQSTDL encoded by the coding sequence ATGAATACTCAAATCCCAAAACTTGATTACTGTATAAATCGCCTACGAGAAATTTCCGAGTACATGGATGTTCCATTTTTCCAAGTCAGTAAGCCGGAACGGTTACAACTGTTTGATGAAGCTCATGTCACCGCTGATAGTGCCAAAATTTATACTACAGAGTTTATTGACTTTTTTGAAAAAAATATTTTGCCAGCTTTGAAGGCTAAAGTAGATGCAGTGGTTTGTTCCTGGGGGGGGTTACGCTACTTTTGGAGACAACCTTCAAGCAAGCTAATGGATTTAGAGAATACAGATGCCTCATCTGCTAGCAACTCAAATCACCCACAGTTAGTTTCCCAACCTCTTCAATGGATAAAAGATTTTATCCAACTTCTTTCGATCGATCATTGGGTACCTGTATCTCAAAAGCTTCAAGATACCCCACTGCAACTACAAGATCGATCACCCTGGCAAGGGAATGAACTGTCCCATGAAGATGAAAAAAACAACTCTGCTAATGGGAGCTTGTTAGTCAAAGAACTCGCGGCTCGTTTTCGCTTGTTTTTCAAATATGTCTGGATTTACTGGTCTCCTTATATAGCTATTGCCATCGTTAGTGCTATCTGTATGATGGGAATGCCTGCTTATCAAATAGTTGCAGCTCACAAGCTAGGCATCGCCATTGATCAAGGCGGTTCTGTTCTGGTAAGTTCAGCGATTCAATTAGTTACCCTGCTACCAGTAGCTTTTGGGTTATACCTACTAGGTAGTCGTTTGTCTGCGCGACTTTCTAGTCGTGTTGCCAATGATATCCGCCATGACTTGTTTGTGAAACTGCAAACCCTTTCACAAAACTTCTATAAACAGGCTCGATTAGGAAATTTATTAACCCACTTTTCTGTAGATATTTACCAGATAGAACCTGTCCTAGGACAAGAGATGATCCGAAGCGTCGGCGAGATTATCATGAGCCTAATTAACTTAGGGATGATGATTCGTATCAGTGGTTCCCTCGCAGTAGCCAGCACCTTACCGATGATTATCATGCTACCACTGACGCTTTACTTGATAAATCAGATGACTAAGCAAGGCTTAAAGGCGATCAACCAGAACGCGTTGATGACCGACGCAGTCCAAGAAGGCATTCGGGCCCAACCAATAATCACGGGATACGGCTTACAAACTTTATTTGCCAGCTATTTTAGCAGTGAATTAAGAAAACTTGAGGACAAGAAAACTGAAGCAGTATTTAGTTTTCTTCTATTCCAATATTCTGTCACATTCTCTGCCTACTTGCTGGATGTTTGGGTTATGGGGATTGGGGGAGTTTACGTTTTGTCCAATAAAATTACTCTGGGAGATTGGATAACTTTCTTCACTATTTCCCATAGTATGTATGAATTATTAGGTCAATTGGTAAATACGCGAATTGGTCGTTGGCTCGGTGCTAGTATTGGGATGCAAAGAATTGATGAAGTTCTTAAATATCCAACTAAAATTGTCGATGCTGTTGATGCCCATTCTTTGTTATCTTTTGAAAAGAAGATTTGCTTTGAGAACTTATCGTTCAGCTACGACAATACACAGCAACAATTACATGAGATTGATTTATCTATAGAAGCTGGGCAATTTGTTGCCTTCGTGGGATCGAGTGGTGCTGGCAAGAGTACGGTATTTAGCCTACTGATGCGTTGTTACGATGCCACTAATGGGCGAATCACGATTGACGGTTATGACCTACGGAGCTTGAGCCAGAAATCCCTGCGATCGCAGATGGGGATTGTGTTACAAGAAACATTTCTCTTCAACACCACCATTATGAATAATATCCGCATCACCAAACCAGAAGCTACAGAAGAAGATGTTTTTGCGGCTGCTCGATCCGCCGAAATCCATGACTTCATTTTAAGCCTTCCAGACGGTTATCAGACTATGGTTGGCGAAGGGGGAGGACGTTTGTCTGGAGGACAGCGTCAGAGGATTGCGATCGCCCAAGCATTACTTCACAGTCCTCCCATCTTATTATTAGATGAAGTCACCAGTAGCCTCTCGGCTGAAATGGCAAATGCCATAAATCAGACCATTACCTCCCTAGCAGGTAAACACACTGTGATTATGATTACCCATCAACTCAAGGCAGCAACTCAGGCAGATTGCATCTTTGTTTTAGATCAGGGGCGATTAGTTGAGCAAGGATCTCACCAAGAACTGCTAACTCGTGGCGGGCATTACCGTTATCTATGGAATATTCAACAAAGTACCGACCTTTGA
- a CDS encoding HepT-like ribonuclease domain-containing protein — protein MSRDLRLYLTDILSSIQKIQDYTAGMNYDDLIEDNKTFDAVIHNLQIIGEAAKQIPDEIRQKYPETAWRKIAGLRDIIAHAYFMVNPKIVWDIIATKIEPLYKTVELILEREIK, from the coding sequence ATGTCTCGTGATCTGAGGCTTTATTTAACTGATATTTTGAGTAGTATTCAAAAAATTCAAGATTATACAGCAGGGATGAACTATGATGATTTAATTGAGGATAATAAAACTTTTGATGCAGTCATTCATAATTTGCAAATTATTGGCGAAGCAGCTAAGCAAATTCCTGATGAGATTAGGCAAAAATATCCTGAGACTGCATGGCGAAAAATTGCTGGTTTAAGGGATATTATTGCTCATGCTTACTTTATGGTTAATCCTAAGATTGTTTGGGATATCATCGCAACAAAAATTGAACCACTTTATAAGACTGTTGAATTGATTTTAGAGCGTGAAATTAAATAG
- a CDS encoding nucleotidyltransferase family protein, with translation MTTNKSDFEQIFDILKSYLESLKLKYQVKSLGVFGSFVRGEATANSDLDLLVEFKGDVTFDNYMDLKFLLEDLFKRKIDLVIKEDIKPQIRESILEETVYVS, from the coding sequence ATGACAACAAACAAATCCGATTTTGAACAAATTTTTGATATTTTGAAAAGCTACCTAGAGAGTCTAAAGTTAAAATACCAAGTTAAGAGTTTAGGAGTTTTTGGTTCTTTTGTTAGGGGTGAAGCGACAGCCAATAGTGATCTAGATTTATTGGTAGAATTTAAAGGAGATGTAACTTTTGATAATTATATGGATTTAAAATTTTTACTTGAGGATTTATTTAAGCGCAAAATTGATTTAGTAATCAAGGAAGATATTAAACCCCAGATTCGAGAAAGTATTTTAGAGGAAACGGTTTATGTCTCGTGA